The Populus alba chromosome 6, ASM523922v2, whole genome shotgun sequence genome contains a region encoding:
- the LOC118043796 gene encoding uncharacterized protein codes for MHTKSHQIFIQSQNPQFKTHTLTLDPTQTLTLHNLKLSLLPNSQNPSSFYFTLNGKPLKDSSVLPNPQITPLSTLILQTRLSGGGGDGGATGAESRDCYLNMYAEKKPDKVDPHEQRLSKWLNCSLSNEPLTQPCVIDRLGNMFNKEALVEALIGKKLPKEFGYIKGLKDMINIQLEVVPGEGLGNARFQCPVTGLEFNGKYKFFCLKTCGHVLSAKALKEVKSSACLVCYKEFEECDKIVINGSEEEVVVLRERMEGDRLKVKEKKRKVKNGEVEDNGEEFAGQGVVSSRLSGQKHGIVDVKGVDKLAGKVKGNGKVENVKGVSNGGLKRFKAADMVPANATKEVYTSIFTSSQKKKFKETYSCRSLPLGRN; via the coding sequence ATGCACACAAAAAGCCATCAAATTTTCATCCAATCCCAAAATCCCCAATTCAAAACCCATACCCTAACTCTGGACCCAACTCAAACCCTAACCCTCCACAATCTCAAGCTCTCTCTTTTACCCAACAGCCAAAACCCCTCTTCTTTCTACTTCACCCTTAATGGAAAACCTTTAAAAGACTCCTCTGTTTTACCAAATCCCCAAATCACCCCCCTCTCCACGCTAATTTTACAAACCCGGCTTTCTGGCGGCGGTGGCGATGGCGGTGCCACGGGGGCAGAGTCCAGGGACTGCTATCTCAACATGTATGCTGAAAAAAAGCCTGATAAAGTAGATCCACATGAGCAACGCCTATCGAAATGGCTTAATTGCTCACTTTCAAATGAGCCCTTGACGCAACCTTGCGTAATTGATCGCCTCGGTAATATGTTTAATAAGGAAGCTTTAGTTGAGGCGTTGATTGGTAAAAAATTGCCTAAAGAGTTTGGTTATATAAAAGGTTTGAAAGATATGATTAACATACAGTTAGAGGTGGTTCCAGGTGAGGGGTTGGGTAATGCCCGATTTCAATGTCCAGTAACGGGGTTAGAGTTTAATGGGAAgtataagtttttttgtttaaagacTTGTGGGCATGTTTTGAGTGCTAAGGCATTGAAGGAGGTGAAGTCGTCAGCATGTTTGGTTTGTTATAAGGAGTTTGAGGAGTGTGATAAGATTGTGATAAATGGGAGTGAGGAAGAGGTGGTGGTTTTAAGGGAGAGAATGGAGGGGGATAGATTGAAggtgaaggagaagaaaaggaaggtgAAGAATGGGGAAGTGGAGGATAATGGAGAGGAGTTTGCAGGTCAGGGCGTGGTGTCTTCACGGTTGAGTGGTCAAAAGCATGGGATTGTTGATGTTAAGGGAGTGGATAAGTTGGCTGGGAAAGTGAAAGGAAATGGGAAGGTTGAGAATGTGAAAGGGGTTAGTAATGGTGGTTTGAAGCGGTTTAAGGCGGCAGATATGGTACCAGCTAATGCCACTAAGGAGGTATATACATCCATATTTACTTCATCACAgaagaaaaaattcaaggagACATATAGTTGCAGATCCCTTCCGCTTGGTAGGAACTAA